The region CTCAGACGCTCTCTATTTTCTACGGTCATGTGTGGACACAGACCGTAACTATGGAGACCAGCAGAGGAGTCAGTTAAACAAGCAGTTCTGGAGTtgctgtggtcacatgacagcgTTCGGGGTGAACTCTTACATGTGATCCCGAATGAAGCGTCTCAGAGAGCCGATGGTCAGGTGGTCTGTGAAGACCACCATGCCGTCCTCAAACATATTCTTCAGTCTCGGGGGTCTAAACAGCAGCACCGACCTGACcacaaacacaggcacacacacacacaaacaaacgcaAATGCGTACTTCAAAATAAAGATTCACTCTTGATCCCACAGTGTGCGTTTATAGTTTTGGTtttcatggtgtgtgtgtgtgtgtgtgtgtgtgtgtgtgtgtaaactcaCTCCGAATTAACGCCATACTTCTCTCCCAGTTTCAGGTCAGTTGTGTGAGCAAAGCGGAACTGCTCTCTTAGCAAAGACGACGCTGTCAAGAACTCGGACAAACGAGAACTGTCCGCACCTGAGAACACGCCTGACAATACACACGATGTTATCTCATTATGGTAGATGATGCAATTGGAAACACCCGACACAAATTCTGAGAAAAATCTGCGTATGTGCGTGTCTGTGCGGGAAAGACAGGTAACATCATACCAATAATACTGGCATCATAGTTGTCGATGAAGGCCTGCAGGTCTTCATCTGTCTTCAGGTGAAGAGAGTCTGGACCAGTCTGCCTCTTCATGTACTCATAGATCCCATCtgaacgtacacacacacacacacacacacacactgaagtgTATGTCCATACACAGCCTTCCACATATTGAGTTGTATAAGTTTTACCGGCAGTGCGAGGACCGTCGTAAGGGGCGGAGTCTTTGCCGCTCCTGAAGATCTTCAGGGTGGGATACCCGGACACTCCGAACCGGCTGCAGGTCTCAGTATTGGCGGTACAGTCCACCTGAAGCAGGTGATAGAAGGCACCATTTACTCCCCGCTAGTTATACCTTTCAAAGGCCCAGATGTCCACGTGGGCGGTGGTAATCGACCATCACGTGACCGACGGAGAAAATGACTTTACCTTAGCCAGCTGAACCGTCCCCTTCAGTCGACTCGCTGCCTTCTGGAAGGTCGGAGCTAATTTTTTACAGTGGCCACACCTGCCGGGAGCACAGGTGAAAGGCACGgaaataaatgatgatgatgatgatgatgatgacagggTAGAGTACAGGCTATATACAGATACAAGCTAGGTAACAAACACAGTACAGCATTATTCATCACACAATCTCCCTGCTCGGTTACCATGGAGCGTAGAATTTCACCAGCATGGTCTCGTGCTCCGTTGCCAAGTAGTCAAAATCTGCGTCGCCGAGCTCGAGCACGTCCTGGCGCGTGCTGCTCGCGCCAGGAAAACAGTAAAGTAGGAAGGAGACGGTGGAGACGAGGCGGAAAACGGCCGCCATGATGGCTGCAAACCGCCAATAATTTTTAATCGCAAAAATGAAACATGTACAGCGATTGCTGAAGCGCGAGGAGCGACGCCACAGCGCGGTTGGAAATGTGCACAAAGAAACAACCTCCGGCAACAAATTTCAAAATAATGTCTCAGCGGTGTACTTTTAATGCTTACTAGTTCCCCTAAAAAAAACTCGagcaaaaaagacaaatttaaaaCGTGAATTATGTTTGATCCTGATTAACAGAATGAGTAAGATGTTTCGATCCATATCACGTAACTACTTTATTGTGAATAATATTTTACCGTTTCCGGTATTCATCTACCTAACTTAGCTCACTCTCCTGTGTGCACCTGTCAAAAAAGGGCGGGATTTCAGATAACTACCGGAGCAGCTTCTCAGTGATTGGTCCACACAGGATGGATCTGACCTATGGGGCCTCGCCATTGGACCAATAACCTGTCACTCAGAGCGCGCCCCCTAATGGAAGCAGGTTGAAATGATCCTTTCCCCCTTCGCCAAAGGTGGAGGTTGGTAaagtttttgcttttcttcGGCAATGGTAAAAAACTTTCACATGAAATTTGAGccaatgttgttttgttttttacttttacGAAAATCTAAATTCAAAAAATAAACGGCAAGTTGAGCAGAGGCAAATCTTGAAATTTTCTAAATATGACTGCATATTTTTATAATTATTTGCTGGCATCAATGGAAGATGAGATCTCAGAATCAGCATCAACATACTTTACCTTTAAAAATCAGACTTTTTATCAAgttaaaagaacatttaaaaaaacacaaaaagatgttttattgaaaacatttaaCCATCTTTCACTCACATTCAATATGAATTAAGAATTTATAAAACACATCATTGGCACATTCTTCAATCCCCATCAGGCCTCTGGGAATTATGAGAATTCTGATGCTCTGacacaacaggaggaaaaataacTTCATTCTGAGCCAGAGGATCTTCACAGGAGAGATGggcagcagaagatgaagctgGTTCGAGATGGGGCACTGTCAAACTCACCATGAATAAAACAGTTTCACTGAAACTTCTGTGGTTCCTTTTAGAGGCCGACATTACAGAGGCTGAAGTcagatataaaaataaataatccttAAATATAAATGAGGACAAATCGCATCCAAAACAACATCCTGTTGGACTTTTTAGATGTTCATTTTAGACCATTTAATATCCAGAGGTTGTCCAGTCGAGGATCTGGGTTTCTTCTGTCTACAGAtccatcaaacaggaagttatCTGAAACAGCTCCTGCCTTGCAGTTGTCTCATGGAATTAGGAACTGGAGTTTTGGAAGGCAGAGTGGAAAAGCTTCATCAGGTCATGAAAGCGAAGGCtcacctgcaggaaacacaaaaaatgtAATAAACCTTGCTGGTGAAGGTTCACACCTGGAAAGAGGCTCCACCCCCTCTCACCTGTTTAGCAGTCCTGTTTCCAAGCTGGGCAGAAACATCTCTGAATGTTTTCCAACtggctcctctctgctgacaggcCATCAGAATAGCACGGTCAGCctctctgaaacaggaagtaatcGGAGGTCAGCCAGGAAACAGGACGGTTTTCTACTCGCATACTAATGTGCTTGACAACACTTTTTCTTCATACCGGGTCCACATGATGACT is a window of Takifugu flavidus isolate HTHZ2018 chromosome 21, ASM371156v2, whole genome shotgun sequence DNA encoding:
- the LOC130518437 gene encoding protein disulfide-isomerase A3-like, translating into MAAVFRLVSTVSFLLYCFPGASSTRQDVLELGDADFDYLATEHETMLVKFYAPWCGHCKKLAPTFQKAASRLKGTVQLAKVDCTANTETCSRFGVSGYPTLKIFRSGKDSAPYDGPRTADGIYEYMKRQTGPDSLHLKTDEDLQAFIDNYDASIIGVFSGADSSRLSEFLTASSLLREQFRFAHTTDLKLGEKYGVNSESVLLFRPPRLKNMFEDGMVVFTDHLTIGSLRRFIRDHIYGLCPHMTVENRERLRARDVLTAFYDLDYHHNIRGSNYWRNRVMKVASKYAGQGLTFSVASKKDFLSELEEDFGLGMSDGGELPVITIRTRTGHKYTMREEFTRDGKSLERFVDDYLAGRLKPYVKSEPVPERNVDAVKTVVAETFDAIVNDPGKDALILFYSPSCLHCKKLEPVFRELAGKLEADPNIVVVKMNAQDNDVPLGYQVQGFPTIYLARAGRKDEPIRYEGGRELRDFLKFLRREVGRSLIVDGSKDEL